The Budorcas taxicolor isolate Tak-1 chromosome 2, Takin1.1, whole genome shotgun sequence genome window below encodes:
- the TTYH3 gene encoding protein tweety homolog 3: MAGVSYAAPWWVSLLHRLPHFDLHWEATSSQFRPEDTDYQQALLLLGAAALACLALDLLFLLFYSFWLCCRRRKSEEHLDADCCCTAWCVIIATLVCSAGIAVGFYGNGETSDGIHRATYSLRHANRTVAGVQDRVWDTAAALNRTAEPSLQSLERQLAARPEPLRAVQRLQGLLQTLLGYTAAIPFWRNPAVSLEALAEQVDLYDWYRWLGYLGLLLLDVAICLLVLVGLIRSSKGILVGVCLLGVLALIISWGALGLELAVSVGSSDFCVDPDTYVTRMVEEHSVLSGDILEYYLACSPHAANPFQQKLSGSHKALVEMQDVVAELLKTVSWEYPATKDPLLRVQEVLNGTEVNLQHLTALVDCRSLHLDYVQALTGFCYDGVEGLIYLALFSFVTALMFSSIVCSVPHTWQQKRGPDEDGEEEAAPGPRQAHDSLYRVHMPSLYSCGSSYGSEASIPAAAHTVSNAPVTEYMSQNANFQNPRCENTPLIGRESPPPSYTSSMRAKYLATSQPRPESSSSGH; encoded by the exons gcgctgctgctgctgggggccGCCGCGCTGGCCTGCCTCGCCCTGGACCTCCTCTTCCTGCTCTTCTACTCCTTCTGGCTGTGCTGCCGGCGGCGCAAGAGCGAGGAGCACCTGGACGCAGACTGCTGCTGCACCGCCTGGTGCGTCATCATCGCCACGCTGGTCTGCAG CGCCGGTATCGCCGTGGGGTTCTATGGCAATGGGGAGACCAGTGACGGCATCCATCGGGCCACCTACTCTCTCCGCCACGCCAACCGTACTGTGGCAGGGGTCCAGGACCGC GTGTGGGACACGGCAGCCGCCCTGAACCGCACGGCGGAGCCCAGCCTGCAGAGCCTGGAGCGGCAGCTGGCCGCGAGGCCGGAGCCCCTGCGGGCGGTCCAGCGGCTACAGGGCCTGCTGCAGACACTGTTGGGCTACACGGCGGCCATCCCTTTCTGGAGGAACCCAGCCGTGTCGCTGGAGGCGCTGGCCGAGCAGGTGGATCTCTACGACTGGTACAG GTGGCTGGGCTACCTGGGCCTGCTGCTGCTCGACGTGGCCATCTGCCTCCTGGTGCTGGTTGGCCTCATCCGCAGCTCCAAGGGGATCCTGGTAGG GGTCTGCCTGCTGGGGGTGCTGGCCCTGATCATCAGCTGGGGCGCCCTGGGCCTGGAACTCGCCGTGTCTGTG GGCTCCAGTGACTTCTGCGTGGACCCCGACACCTACGTGACCCGGATGGTGGAGGAGCACTCTGTGCTGAGCGGGG acatcctggagtactACCTGGCCTGCTCACCTCACGCCGCCAACCCCTTCCAGCAG AAGCTGTCAGGCAGCCACAAGGCGCTGGTGGAGATGCAGGACGTGGTGGCTGAGCTCCTGAAGACCGTCTCGTGGGAGTACCCTGCCACCaag GACCCCCTGCTCCGTGTCCAGGAGGTGCTGAACGGCACAGAGGTGAACCTGCAGCACCTCACTGCCCTGGTGGACTGCCGCAGCCTGCACCTG GACTACGTGCAGGCCCTCACGGGCTTCTGCTACGACGGCGTCGAGGGCCTCATCTACCTGGCCCTCTTCTCCTTCGTCACAGCCCTCATGTTCAGCTCCATTGTCTGCAGTGTCCCGCACACCTGGCAGCAAAAGAG AGGCCCCGACGAGGACGGGGAGGAGGAGGCCGCCCCGGGGCCTCGGCAGGCGCACGACAGCCTCTACCGTGTCCACATGCCCAGTCTGTACAGCTGTGGCAGCAGCTACGGCAGCGAGGCCAGCATCCCAGCTGCGGCCCACACCGTCAGCAATGCCCCAGTCACCGAGTACAT GAGCCAGAACGCCAATTTCCAGAACCCTCGCTGTGAGAACACCCCCCTCATTGGGCGCGAGTCCCCGCCGCCTTCA tACACTTCCAGCATGAGAGCCAAGTACCTCGCCACGAGCCAGCCTCGCCCCGAGTCCAGCAGCAGCGGGCACTAG
- the LFNG gene encoding beta-1,3-N-acetylglucosaminyltransferase lunatic fringe — protein sequence MLKRCGRRLLLALAGALLACLLVLTADPPPPPVPAERGRRALRSLAGPSGAATAPGLEAAAAVAPGAPVREVHSLSEYFSLLTRSRRDAGPPPGGASRPADGRPRPPAEPLAARDVFIAVKTTKKFHRARLDLLLETWISRHEEMTFIFTDGEDEALARRTGHVVNTNCSAAHSRQALSCKMAVEYDRFIESGRKWFCHVDDDNYVNVRALLRLLGSYPHTQDIYLGKPSLDRPIQATERVSENTVRPVHFWFATGGAGFCISRGLALKMSPWASGGHFMSTAERIRLPDDCTIGYIVEALLGVPLVRCGLFHSHLENLQQVPASELHEQVTLSYGMFENKRNAVHIKGPFSVEADPSRFRSVHCHLYPDTPWCPRTAIF from the exons ATGCTCAAGCGCTGCGGCCGCCGCCTGCTGCTGGCGCTGGCGGGCGCGCTGCTTGCCTGCCTGCTGGTGCTCACGGCCGACCCGCCGCCGCCCCCGGTGCCCGCTGAACGCGGTCGGCGCGCGCTGCGCAGCCTGGCGGGCCCCTCGGGGGCGGCCACGGCGCCTGGactggaggcggcggcggcggtggcgccCGGGGCGCCCGTCCGCGAGGTGCACAGTCTGTCCGAGTACTTCAGCCTGCTCACCCGCTCTCGCAGAGACGCGGGCCCACCGCCCGGGGGCGCCTCCCGCCCCGCGGACGGCCGTCCGCGGCCCCCGGCCGAGCCGCTGGCCGCACGCGACGTCTTCATCGCGGTGAAGACCACCAAAAAGTTTCATCGCGCGCGTCTCGACTTGCTTCTGGAGACGTGGATCTCGCGCCACGAGGAGATG ACGTTCATTTTCACGGATGGGGAAGACGAGGCACTGGCCAGGCGCACGG GCCACGTGGTCAACACAAACTGCTCGGCCGCCCACAGCCGCCAGGCGCTGTCCTGCAAGATGGCCGTGGAGTATGACCGCTTCATCGAGTCAGGGAGGAA GTGGTTCTGCCACGTGGATGACGATAACTACGTGAACGTGCGTGCTCTGCTGAGGCTGCTGGGCAGTTACCCGCACACGCAGGACATCTACCTGGGCAAGCCCAGCCTGGACAGGCCCATCCAGGCCACAGAGCGGGTCAGCGAAAACACGGTG CGTCCTGTCCACTTCTGGTTCGCCACTGGCGGGGCTGGCTTCTGCATCAGCCGAGGGCTGGCCCTGAAGATGAGCCCCTGGGCCAG CGGAGGCCACTTCATGAGCACGGCCGAGCGGATCCGGCTGCCTGACGACTGCACCATCGGCTACATCGTGGAGGCGCTGCTGGGCGTGCCCCTCGTGCGCTGTGGGCTCTTCCACTCCCACCTGGAGAATCTGCAGCAAGTGCCTGCCTCTGAGCTCCACGAGCAG GTGACCCTGAGCTACGGCATGTTTGAAAACAAGCGGAACGCCGTCCACATTAAGGGGCCCTTCTCAGTGGAGGCCGACCCGTCGAG GTTCCGCTCCGTCCACTGCCATCTGTACCCGGACACACCCTGGTGCCCCCGCACTGCCATCTTCTAG